GAAAGTTATTCATAGATATAAAAATAAGTTCAATAATGTAATACTACAAAAGAATGTAATATTTAAAACTTTATATTCAAATGGATCATAGAATATATTGTTGGGTCATATTTTGGACCCCTTTTAGATGTCAAGCTAAGCCTTGTGCAATTGTATGTCTTACATGCCACAAAATCCGGCCATGCTTACGTGTTCGTGAAAACATTCGTATAAGCATGGTTTAGGGGTTTTTAAAGTTATGATCATTGACTTTACATCTCATAACTAATGAGAAACTTACCTAGCTTCGCCCACAAATCCTGTGTCATTATCAAATAACTCTCGATCCATGATTCTCAACCTTAGATGTGTCAACTTCTGGCATTCAGACATTGACAACTCAAACGTCAACTTCTCATTCCATGAGACCTTATGATGCTCTCCCTTAGACGATTTGCTTTTGTAATGTTGATACCCGCATTCAACAATGACATAGTATTTCGGTTTACCTTTAACGTACACATATAAGCAATGAACTATGAGTTGGTTACGGAAAATTAAACAAAATAAAAGCAATAGAAGTCATGATCTAAGTTTTAACAAACCATTTAACTAGCTAAAAATGTCTAATGCATATAATTAACTAATACCAATAAGATTGGTGTGTCGGATGTCTTTGGCACCCTCAAGAAAAACTTCCAAAATTCCACCTTTCATGGGTGATTAGATGACCAATAATAACCCTTAGTCAAAATGGATGAAAAGATGGATCATTTTAGGTGTTTTTGAAAACATCGTCAGTATAAAACACATTAAATGacttattaaatatatatcttaa
The window above is part of the Rutidosis leptorrhynchoides isolate AG116_Rl617_1_P2 chromosome 1, CSIRO_AGI_Rlap_v1, whole genome shotgun sequence genome. Proteins encoded here:
- the LOC139903578 gene encoding elicitor-responsive protein 3-like; this encodes MKGGILEVFLEGAKDIRHTNLIVHCLYVYVKGKPKYYVIVECGYQHYKSKSSKGEHHKVSWNEKLTFELSMSECQKLTHLRLRIMDRELFDNDTGFVGEARVFLEDILMEGNEKGLIELTPKPYNVVLDDETYKGEIKVGLKFIPNTDIRETGRGLVTRKVHYEDSLWKKLVNFCKMSWWRLSFYGRKLNNPNEYKRI